CAATGTGCGCTGGCTCAAAGTCCTGTAGAGCGAGTCGGTGTACAGGAATGTCGATCAATGAGGGATCGTAGTTCGCGGCGACATCTTTGAGATTGGGGATCGGCTCGTAAAAGTGATCGCCCGTGATATGTAGGCCGAGACGTTCACCGATGCCAAAGAGGAAGCGACGGGCTAGATATCGAGGCAGCGCATTTTTTCGGCGCGAGCTTTGAAGAGGCCTTCTTTGAGGATTTGAGGGTCATGCGGAGCGGGCGGTGAGGACTTCGTTCATACTGCCTGTGCGCAGCGCGGCGAGGTCGAGGGTGATGTAAGTGTATCCTAGGTGGCGAAGGGCAGCGGTGATGGCGGCGCGTTGCGTTAAAGCGCGGCTTAAGTCAGCCTGCGGCACTTCGATTCGAGCGATGTCACCGTGGTGACGCACGCGGAGTTCGCGGAAACCAAGCTCAACAAGCGCCGCTTCGGCTCGTTCGATGGTGGAGAGCAGTTTCGGCGTCACCGCCATGCCGTAGGGCACGCGGGAGGCGAGGCATGCGGCAGCGGGTTTGTCCCAGTTTGGCAGCCCCAACGTATGAGCAGCTTCACGGACGATTTTTTTGGTGAAGCCAAGTTCATGGAGTGGACTGAGGATATTCAGCTCACGAGCAGCGGCACGACCAGGACGGAGGTCGAGCGTGTCATCGGCGTTCATGCCATCCAAAACATGCATGATGCCGTTTTCAGCCGCAAAGTAGCGTAGGGCGCGGTATACCATGATCTTTGCAGAAGTAGCAACGATTCGGTGCATTAGCCTGATACTGCGAATCGTCGGTTTCGGTGGTGTGGAGGAGTTCGAGGCGTGCGCCGAGTGGTTTAGCTAGTGCGATGGCTTCATTCTTCTCGCTTTGAGGGAGACTGGGGGAGACAGCGAGGAGCGCGGTGACGTTTTCACGTCCGAGCGTGTCGAGCGCGGCTTTCAGCACGAGCGTGCTGTCCACGCCGCCGGAGTAGGCGACGGCGACCTGGCCGAGTGGCTGCAAGTAGTGGCGGAGCGTGTCGATCATGATCATGAGCCCGGTGCGCGTTGCTCAACAGGAATGGCGATCGTATTGAACTCGAACCTCTGCACAGGCTGCTCATTCCCCGCTTTATCCAATGAGAACAGCAGGTACTTGTTTGCCACGAAGAGCTGCGTCATGGCGGTCGCGTTTTCTTCGTTGCATTCTATGTAGCAACGAGGCCGAATTTTCGTGATGAGTTTGCTAGCACCCAGCATGGCAAGCCACTCTGCTCCTTCGATGTCGATCTTGATAAACTGAGGCGCATTCCAATAGGTGAGCAGCCAATCGAGTGTGACGGTCATGACTTGCTTGGTCATTTCAGACTCGGTCGCAGCGTTTCCATCCACAACAGCAAGGTGGTTCCGCGCATGCCCATTTTTGGGGATCACAAAATCAAGGATGCCCAACTGATCCGCCGCAGCGGCACAAAGAATGGAAATCTGGGCGGTATGAGGAGTGAAATTTCGCCGTGTTCTTGTCTGGATGTCGGCATAACGGGGATCCGCTTCCAAGGAATAAACGAGGCCTTGGGCTCCGGATTTGAGCGCTGCGCAAAAGGCTAATATACCGAGGTTGCTACCTATATCCCAGACGGTGTCGCCGGGGGATACATAGCGGTTCACCACTCGGAACAAATCACCAGCGGTTTCTTTCCATCCCGGCACGAGAAGACGAATATCTGAACGGCTAGTGACATACAAGCGCTCGCTGCCGAATTCAGCGGGCAGGGTTTTGCGGAATACGAAGGCCCCAGTGAGCGTGCGTGCGAGATTAGCGATGTGCCTCTTCATTTGGCGTGATATCCTTCTGAAACTTGGGTGCAAGGTCGCGAATAAACGCACGGAGCATGGCGACGGTTTCTTCGTCGTTGCGCTGACGTTCCCCGGTTTGATGTGGATTCATTTTCTCGGTAACGAAGGACATGACGGACGGGTAGGCCCAGCGGTGGTTGATGCCGTTGAAAACGCTGTCTTTGAAACTGAGCCACTGGCGCTCGATGTCGCTGGTGGTGGTGACGCCTTTGCCGATGAACCAGTAGATATAGTGGGCTTTGATGAGGCGCTTTTGGCCTTCGCTGCGATTATCAATCTTTTGCAGGGACAAGTCACGCACCTGGAGCGTGGCTCCATTATTCATTTCAATCGGCAACACAGTGGAGCCGATGATACTCCAACCCTGACCGGGCAGGCAGACTTCGGGCTTGTGAATGGCCCGCGTGTCCTGCCCTGCGATCCTGAGGGAAACGTGCACATTGTCGTTCGCTGCGGCATCGCGGTAGGCACGTTTGATGAGGGGGTATCGGCAGGGAGGAGTTTGATTTCATTTCAGAGGCTTGTTCTTCGCTGCCGACAAAAAGAGCCTGCGACGAAGGGTAATTCGGCGATGACTCCACTGTCGTCGCCACCGAGTGCGGAGGCAGAAAAGTGGCACAGCAATGCGGTGGCGGCGCAAAGGGCAAAAATGAGTAATGAACGCCAGATCATGATCCACGGGCGATGACACGGCGGGTGACGGTTTTTGCGCCGGTTTGAGGTTTGCGGTTCCAGAAGCGGTCGATGAGCCAGGAAATGCTCTGAAGCCCAGCTAAGGCCACGAGGAAAGTGACCACGCCGGTGAGGAAGTGGAAGGTGGAGACTTCTTGCTCTTCACTGCCGATGGCAAAATCCTGGCCCATGAAGGTGGAGGTGCCGAGCAAAATGAGAATTCGCACCATATTAGCGATCACGGCGAGCGGGAAAGTGATGAAAAAGCACCCAGCGCTGCAATAGGCCGTTTTGTCGGAAGTAGCTGAACAAAGCGCCTACAAACATGAGCGCAAAGAGACTCCGCATACCGGAGCAGGGGCCTTCGATGTTGAGACTGAAGATATCGCCCAGTTCGCGACCCGCTGCGGCATTCGGCGGTGAGAGCAGCGAGGTGCCCTCCTGCACCACGCCAACGCCGAGCAGGCCGAGCATGCCACGGGGTGAGATCGAGCATGAGGTAACGTAGCTTGATGGCGAGATTGCTTTCCAAAAGATGAGCGGGAAGGCAAAGCCGAGCATGAGCCATGGAAAACGCCTTCCCATGCGCGGCGCAGGCCAAAAAGCGTCACAGCGATCCCCGCAACAAGTAGCATAATGCCCATGTAGCCGAAGTAAAAAATGTTGGCCAGATAACCGAGGAAGTAGAATAGCAGGGCCCCGAGGACGAGGATGAAGCCTGCATTCGAAGGCCGCACCGACACTGCATTGAGCTGTTCACGCCGCCGCCAAAGCAACAGACCGGCGACGGGCATGGCGAGTGCCCCATGCTGCCATGTGGCATCTTTCCAATACATGGCCATGTTTTCGAGAATAGTCTTCTTCACCGGGCCATAACCTGCAGCGTATGGAAGA
This genomic stretch from Verrucomicrobiaceae bacterium harbors:
- a CDS encoding FkbM family methyltransferase codes for the protein MKRHIANLARTLTGAFVFRKTLPAEFGSERLYVTSRSDIRLLVPGWKETAGDLFRVVNRYVSPGDTVWDIGSNLGILAFCAALKSGAQGLVYSLEADPRYADIQTRTRRNFTPHTAQISILCAAAADQLGILDFVIPKNGHARNHLAVVDGNAATESEMTKQVMTVTLDWLLTYWNAPQFIKIDIEGAEWLAMLGASKLITKIRPRCYIECNEENATAMTQLFVANKYLLFSLDKAGNEQPVQRFEFNTIAIPVEQRAPGS
- a CDS encoding exosortase-associated EpsI family protein, which produces MHVSLRIAGQDTRAIHKPEVCLPGQGWSIIGSTVLPIEMNNGATLQVRDLSLQKIDNRSEGQKRLIKAHYIYWFIGKGVTTTSDIERQWLSFKDSVFNGINHRWAYPSVMSFVTEKMNPHQTGERQRNDEETVAMLRAFIRDLAPKFQKDITPNEEAHR
- a CDS encoding exosortase/archaeosortase family protein, with the protein product MLGFAFPLIFWKAISPSSYVTSCSISPRGMLGLLGVGVVQEGTSLLSPPNAAAGRELGDIFSLNIEGPCSGMRSLFALMFVGALFSYFRQNGLLQRWVLFHHFPARRDR